Below is a window of Methanocaldococcus vulcanius M7 DNA.
AGGAGCTAGACGCTGAAAGAAGGGTTTGGTATGTTGGCCTAACCAGGGCCAGAAAGAAGGTTTACCTACTAAACGGAAAACACCCGTTCCCGATACTTTAGAGGGCTGGAGGAGGGTTAGGAATGCCGGAACCCAAGTTTGAAAAGGGCGTTTGGGTTTGTCCGATTTGTGGGTTTAAGGCTATGTCCAAGAAGGTGGTAATAACCCACATGGAGAGGGAGCACCCGGAAGCGATTGAGGAAAAGCCCAAGGAGGAGAATAAACCAGCGGAGAAAGAAGAGAAAAAGGAGGACACCAAAAAGAAGAAGGGGAGCGTTTCTAAGCGGAAGTTTAAGCTAGGAAAAACTGAAATTAGGCTTTGGGACTATGAACACCTAGACATGAAGGATCAAAAGGGCTGGTTAATGTTCCAAAACAGGAATTACACGGCAACACTCCACAAGAAACAGGTTAGGGTTAAGCTCCTCACCGGGGAGGAGTTTGAGGGCCTAATTAAAACCAGAGATCCGTTTTTTGTTAGCTTAATAACCAAAGATGGCCGAAAGCTCATAATCCACAAAGGGGCCATAGCTTACATTGAGGTATTGCCTGGTGATGAGGAGAGCTAGTTAATATATATGTAGGCCCGCCACCGACGGCAAAAATCTCTAAACAATG
It encodes the following:
- a CDS encoding Hfq-like protein — its product is MPEPKFEKGVWVCPICGFKAMSKKVVITHMEREHPEAIEEKPKEENKPAEKEEKKEDTKKKKGSVSKRKFKLGKTEIRLWDYEHLDMKDQKGWLMFQNRNYTATLHKKQVRVKLLTGEEFEGLIKTRDPFFVSLITKDGRKLIIHKGAIAYIEVLPGDEES